A stretch of the Xylocopa sonorina isolate GNS202 chromosome 12, iyXylSono1_principal, whole genome shotgun sequence genome encodes the following:
- the LOC143429670 gene encoding uncharacterized protein LOC143429670, with product MKVQYSAGQTLLTNGVSAQGSLGSTRHDSRNNFGQFVLRFHAIMDSLANYASDGDNSNNSEDSKIPYGMHGDTGKRASDANYDPVQMDMSEESNNNNSSRESSSERAHSPTAQSKTDSSRTLPSSSDQRRSDHENHTANTKDEHKRGDRSDRNRHMSEKGRRSSYDDRRQRESSHRDRDVKKSREDDRKSRDDDKKKEKSSLGSSRDEKSEDREKSDKDHHYRDDRRDRNRDRNDRDRRRDRDRDRERERRHSRDDRSKDRYRDDRTTYHKEKERARSRSRSRERAPPAFRTMSYREEKGRNKLAQLEKLGIELKAPEGDTTTPGVQNEQNYYNPLATATQGKYAEQIQKRKLLWVNKSKQDEGKTSTAASTANTWVGTTFTHDQDGKVTAKFKRLMGIKDDLPTAPAAGAKPDILKKQEEMFNNMEQQYEVARATTHTQRGVGLGYATGGYQFPR from the exons ATGAAAGTACAATACAGTGCTGGGCAAACACTCTTAACCAATGGCGTTTCTGCGCAAGGCAGTCTAGGATCGACGCGCCACGATAGTCGCAACAATTTCGGACAGTTCGTGCTCCGTTTCCACGCCATTATGGATTCGTTAGCGAATTATGCTAGTGACGGGGACAATAGTAACAATTCGGAGGATTCAAAG ATACCATATGGGATGCATGGTGATACCGGCAAGAGGGCCAGTGACGCTAATTATGATCCGGTACAAATGGATATGAGTGAG GAAAGCAACAACAACAATTCGTCCAGGGAATCGAGCAGTGAAAGAGCACACAGTCCAACAGCACAATCAAAAACAGACTCATCCCGAACATTACCTTCCTCCTCAGACCAGAG GCGATCTGATCATGAGAATCACACAGCGAATACGAAAGATGAACACAAACGAGGAGATAGATCTGACCGTAATAGACATATGAGTGAGAAAGGACGACGATCATCGTACGATGATAGAAGGCAACGAGAAAGTAGTCACAGAGACAGAGATGTAAAAAAGAGTCGGGAGGATGATAGAAAGTCCCGTGATGATgacaaaaaaaaggagaagagctCATTGGGATCGAGCCGAGACGAGAAGAGCGAGGACAGGGAAAAAAGCGACAAAGATCATCATTACCGCGATGATCGAAGGGATAGAAATCGAGACAGAAACGACAGAGATAGACGCAGGGACAGGGATCGGGACAGGGAACGTGAGCGCAGGCATTCTAGGGACGACAGATCCAAAGATAGGTATAGGGACGATCGAACCACTTATCATAAAGAGAAGGAACGCGCAAGGTCGAGATCACGTTCGAGAGAGCGGGCGCCTCCAGCGTTCCGAACGATGAGCTACAGGGAGGAGAAAGGCAGGAACAAGCTGGCTCAGTTAGAGAAACTAGGGATCGAACTTAAAGCTCCTGAAGGAGATACTACGACACCGGGCGTTCAAAACGAGCAGAATTATTATAATCCATTGGCTACAGCTACACAAGGAAAATATGCAGAACAAATACAAAAGAGGAAACTTTTATGGGTAAACAAG TCGAAACAAGACGAAGGTAAAACGTCCACTGCTGCTTCCACTGCAAACACTTGGGTGGGAACAACATTCACCCACGATCAGGATGGAAAAGTAACGGCGAAGTTTAAGCGATTGATGGGCATTAAAGACGATTTACCAACTGCTCCAGCAGCGGGTGCTAAACCAGATATACTAAAAAAACAAGAAGAAATGTTCAATAATATGGAACAACAGTACGAAGTAGCACGTGCTACCACGCATACGCAGCGAGGCGTTGGACTTGGTTATGCCACTGGTGGCTATCAATTTCCTCGATAA